In a genomic window of Lycium ferocissimum isolate CSIRO_LF1 chromosome 9, AGI_CSIRO_Lferr_CH_V1, whole genome shotgun sequence:
- the LOC132030194 gene encoding protein RGF1 INDUCIBLE TRANSCRIPTION FACTOR 1-like: protein MGAGGPDEEDNKWPPWLKPLLKERFFVQCKLHADSHKSECNMYCLDCMDGALCSLCLSHHKDHRAIQIRRSSYHDVIRVNEIQKYLDITSVQTYIINSAKVVFLNERPQPRPGKGVTNTCDVCERSLLDSFKFCSLGCKIVGTSKNFVKRPRPKQSPEKKRSPVATYDSEDSYSSSSHGRHNSPINKVQSFSPSTPPPTSVNYRTAKRRKGIPHRAPMGGLVMGY, encoded by the exons ATG GGAGCTGGAGGACCTGATGAGGAGGATAATAAGTGGCCACCATGGTTGAAGCCATTGTTAAAAGAACGTTTCTTTGTTCAATGCAAATTACATGCTGATTCACATAAGAGTGAATGTAATATGTACTGTTTGGATTGTATGGATGGTGCTCTTTGTTCTCTTTGTTTATCTCATCACAAGGACCATCGTGCCATTCAG ATAAGGAGATCATCATACCATGATGTGATAAGGGTGAATGAAATACAGAAGTACTTGGACATCACTTCAGTTCAGACCTACATTATCAACAGTGCTAAGGTTGTCTTCTTGAATGAGAGACCACAACCTAGGCCAGGCAAAGGTGTCACTAATACCTGTGATGTTTGTGAAAGGAGCCTTCTTGACTCCTTCAAATTCTGCTCTCTTGGTTGCAAG ATTGTTGGGACATCAAAAAACTTTGTGAAGAGGCCAAGGCCAAAACAATCACCGGAGAAAAAAAGGTCACCGGTGGCAACCTATGACTCCGAGGATTCTTACAGCAGTAGCAGCCATGGTCGGCACAACAGCCCAATCAACAAGGTTCAAAGTTTCAGTCCGTCAACACCCCCTCCAACTTCTGTTAATTACAGAACAGCCAAGCGAAGAAAGGGAATTCCACATCGAGCCCCAATGGGAGGACTAGTTATGGGATATTAA